AACGCACCTTTGTCACTTTATTAGCAGAATGAGcaatatttttcttagatCAAATAGctttagtttgtaaattcaTTAACATAATGTATAGCCAATGCCCTAGGTTCTTTAAAGCTTGAAAATCTGGTATTGATTCAAACCGAAGCTCCACATATTGAAAGTGAAGTCTCCACATATATGTAGGTTCtcataattttcaatttttcatccCGTAGTATTTGACACTCCGACCAATtgtgtttatctttttatgaCGTAAACGATGAAATATCTCCGAAACTATAacactttttttgttctctcgcACACGGTATACTATTCTAACTAGGCATGAAATTTTGATCCGACCCGATTGTACCATCCCAAACCAACCCGAGTCTTTTGGATTTCGATACAAATTAGTTTGACATTCGGAGAGAttggaatttttgtttataaactgGATTCGATCCGATAATCGATTGGTTATTAATAAGCCAATTTTAGCCGGAGAAAcccacaaaaaataatataatattttttaaagaatagtAATAGTTAGTTgacaaaaagatgaaatctTACTACTTATTAGACATAATGATATCAATTGTTATGAATAATTTGATAATAATTGTTAGTGACATGTTCTTAcaactatttttttgggtatgaTATGTAAGTTTTAATAAGCTGTCGTTTTATTTTCCATGTGAACCAATATCTCTCATACTGCTAACATAAGATTCGATCAGTTAGTAGGAATAAATTTACGgtatataaattagtaatcGCCAGAttaataataacatatttcCATCACTCTTACATTCTTACttaaattattatgataaagATATATAGAATCTCTGGGTAGATTTGACTAACGAATAGAGATGTCGTGGTGGGTAAAAAAGTCCAGCCCTacctaaacccaaaataaaCCCGCCCACCAAAAACCCAACTTTAGAAAATCCAGATGGGTTTTTGATTTAATGGATAAAACCCGAAAAAACCTGATTGTTCCGAGACTACCCGTGGGTACCCAACTTGGTTTCTGTCAATTTCTTAGAGTTTATTTCAAGTGctaatatactattatatgtatgttgtaTCTATAAtttgcttataaatatattttaaattgtatttattttctgtattacatatatatttgatgggAAAAAGGTTGAAttgcgtttttggcggaaaaatattaaattgcattttttggcggaaaaatgtcaaatccTTTTCTTGGTCGGaaatgttgaatgtcgtttttggcgggaaaatgttaaattgcgttttcggcggaaaaatattgaatatcatttttagcgggaaaatgttaaattgcgtttttgaCAGAAAAATGTCAACTcctttttggcgggaaaatgttgaatgtcgtttttggcgggaaaatgttaaattgtgtttttggcggaaaaatgtgaaatcatttttggcggaaaatatTGAATCGCGTTTTTTGGCgaaaaaattttgaattgcgttttggcgggaaaatattgaatgtcgtttttggcgggaaaatgttgaattccgttttggcggaaaaatattgaatgtcgtttttggcgggaaaatgttgaattgcgttttggtgggaaaatgttgattgtcgtttttggcgggaaaatgttgaattgcgttttggcgagaaaatattgaatgtcATTTTTGtcgggaaaatgttaaatcgcggttttggcggaaaaatgtgaaaagaaaTTTGACGAGAAAATGTTGATTCACTCGAAAAAGGACTTAAAAAAAACTCGTGGATACGCATAACCCAATGAGATAAACCCATAtgggttttatttatttgggtacccaaaaacattttaaatctgtgtttttttccaaaaaaaatagatctatggcttaaaattttatgtgggTTTTGGGTATCCAGCGGGTTTTAACCCATCATTAACATCTCTACtaacaaaagtttatatatttagtatataGTATGTAATTGACGCCAAAAGTAATGATGTTCAACGAATCTAACGAATCAATCGGCGGATTCAGTTAATCAATTGAGTATAAAAATCGGCGCATTTGATTTAGCTAATCGATTAAGTGAATATTTAAGTATGATTGTTTATTGTACTCAACCATTAGTCCAATTAATCAGAGATATGTAAATGAAATGGAGACTATAAAcgttaattaaataatatggTCAACTGAAAGTCGAAATTACTAGGttacaaatatatgaaataattaTCAATCAACACATTTACATATGACCCACACATTACACGACTTGatacaccttttttttttttgggtgaaaTGTCGTAAACTTATTCTACATTCTACAACACGATGTTGATATTCTTGTATCAGTTCCaattcatataatttataaaatagttaattattttggaattcGATTTAAATTCactattcttttatattaaCCATCTTACGAGATGCGTttctgaaaaataatttgatgctaaaatttaaattcataGGAGTCCAAGATAGTGTTTgcataattaaaagaaattgtgttgccaaaaaaataaagaaacaaatgattgTCTTTCATACAAATTTGCGGATAGGCCAAAAACCGATCTGATTGATGGTTGGTGAACCGACGCAGCTCTCGTCGTATGATGTACATGCAATGTATATATGCATAGCATAACATATAGTTTGTAAGAAGACATATACTCTCATATTTTTGGTCTAATATAATGGGAGCTTTCATAACAATAGAATATGGGACTAAAGAAATGAATGCGTAGACAAAAAGTaacatgtttgttttgtattgtaGCTTCCTAGATAACACAAGTTACATAACGATTCTTAATAATATTCAGCTTACATTGGGACATCATCCTCTTCCAACACATGCTTTTAACTTATGAATAAgcttttggttatatatttgtccaaaaaaaaaaaaaagctatatatatacacattagagaaatatattatataactaaagatacatactaattttattattctttatttaAGCTTTTCATACTAAATTTGTGTaaagaatattattatatgtaaataagAGAAAACACTAATGACAAtttatatttggtttataatAGTGTTATCTACACATTCCAagttagtaaaatatataaattccaTACGACAGCAAAATAAAGTTAATTGTTTCATGTCAAATCCATAAAAATGACATATGCcctatattttctaattaatgcATCTATACATTCAATTTTCatcatccatttttttctgatttttttttttgacggCAAGCATTTTCTGCAAttaatatgtatgaaaattCATAATTGAACGAGTCTACattattttctgatttttttcatctatatgaaaaaaataaaaatagaaactaaaaTTCTAGTGTGTAAGTCAAACCAAAGTACCAAATATTGAGCGAGTCTACCTACATGGGAGGACGTGAAGTAAGAAAAAGTCAGAAGACTTCGCAAAGatgatgagtttttttttagtagtttaatttcattaattataataGTCAATCATAGATTAGATATTTTAGCTGGCCAAAtcactttttcttcaaatcaaaatctcctTTTAACCCAATCTTTAACAACCAAAATTGACAAGCTAGCATCAACATACACACATATACATCAACCCTCTGTCAAAATCTCCCTCTAATCACTCATTATGATTTACGAGTATCTCAATAATACCTCAATTTAATTACTTTAATTAGCTTTAAAACACAATATGTatatactaaacaaaaatccCAAACATGCTCCTGGTTCCTGAATTTCTGCTCAACAACCGccgaatatatattttattctaaaaactataatatttcCAAGCTTTTGCAGTTAGAAAGTTAcacaatttgcaaaaaaacaattaagtcaagactaaacaaaaattacagtATTGATTAGTTTCTGACtatcaaacaccaaaaactaaTAAGCCAGattaattttataactcaaaaaCTGATAGAACATTTTaaggtttatatttttaattttgttgttgaatttgtAGAATCACAGAATAACTAAACACCAATTTAAATAATTCCAAAATTCGAAAAGTCTTGTAATTGATAAAACTTTGCAGAATCTGAATCACATATCtatattacaaattataaacaacaattaaaaaagaatttcaaGAAACTAATATTGTTGTTCCCTTTTCTAATACaagaactttaaaaaaaacatgtaaatgatcaaactaataatttgcaaaaccaaaaaaaaaaagccttaacaaaaaaataataatctcaACCTCTATACAATGGAGACCGTTGTTGAAATATCATCTTCGAGACTCGAGATTGCCGGAAAACCTTGATCGGACTCGGAAAATTCCAGCCTTTACCCTTCCCGGTCGCCGGAACCGGAACCGgagaaaatccaaattctcCGGCGACCGCAACGGATCTTGATTTCTTCATAATAGCCGGTTTAGTATCTCCTCTGTTTCCCATAAAAATTCTccaaaacgacgacgttttcTTACTCCTACCATGATCCAAACCGGAATCAATAACCGAATCCGGTTTAATCGGGATCGCCATAGATTTCGATCTCCGAAACGCCGGTTCACATTCAATCAAACTCGCGACTCGGCCCACCGATCCAACGCCGGATATATTAAAACTGATATCTCCGGCGAAGATAGAGAACGacgaggaagacgaagaagacgaaggagAGAAAGATACGGCGGCGCGTGAGCTACACGAACAAGGAAGATCGTGAGCACAATCTggacaaagagaagagagacgtTCGTGGAGACAAAATGGACAAACGCCCCCACCGCTAAAATAACCGCGTTTTGAAAAGTGTTTTGAACATTGTGAAAAACCATCTTCGTCCATGTTTTTGCGTTTTGAAGATTCAgagaattttcttctttcttcagttTCTCGGAGTTTGAAGAAGTGAAAGAGAGtcgaaagagagagtttttaTAAAGGCTCGTGTGTTTTAATTACGGTTAAATTATTACGGTGCGTTGCACTTAAACACACAGAATTAGCTCATAAGGTTGATGGTTATTTACGTTTGTGCCATCATCAATGGAACCATTCAGTTCATTCACGTGTGGCATGACTTTGGAAACGACTTCTCTTTCCTCTAGTTATTTATGAACATATAAATCGAACCAAATTgaatttgattcaaaaatttaaacgaatctgaattgaattttttctatacttttcatttttaaaaaaatatatgaatgctgtcaaaaaaaaatatacatatatatatatgaattattattatttattatcttttatataaCCAGAAAATCTCAAATCATAACTCATAATAATCTCATAACATGTGGAGAGCaagaaacttttatttaaaacatcCAGTGTTGAACCAATGATAGAAattgaaatgaaataattgaTACTACAGTGTATATGTGTAATTACACCAAACTAAGGCTTTGAATGGATGTTGTGGTTAGTGCGGACTAATCTGTCAGCGGTCCAGTCCATATTATTTGTGGGGCGGACAACAAACTGCTACAGACTTAGTTTAAAGACGGTCCGCAGTTAGTCCGCAGcgattttcttttattttttttgggtccgTATCATAACAGAGTATAGTTTATgaatagtaaacaaaaagcGGTCTGGTCTATAGACGGTTTGTCCGCTTGAACCGTTATAACTATTCAAAGCCTAACTATtaaatcagagaaaaaaatctaacacaATTAATTCATATATCTGATTAAAATATAGTATCGATATGGCAatatcccaaaaaaaatttgaaccggttaaaattttgaatttagtcgaacaaaattgaatagccacctttgaatttaaaatttcaaaatatatatttgtggaTTGAATGATCTGAAAATATTGCTAAAATGGAATCCAGGAgttcataaatcaaaatatttgacGTGTAGAAATAAAAGCATGTATGTGCTTAGAAAAAGACAGTTCCGAGTTATGGAGACAAGCTTACTTACAAAGAAAGTGACCTGACCAACTAATAGATTTAGATCATGGCCACTTGGTTTCTAggcaaataataaaaatagttgTTGAATTAAAATGGAACACGTAAGATTCGACGAAAAGAAATCTAATTTGCTGCTTCAGATTTCTGAACcctttttgattaaatttagTTGTTGACAAAACTCACTACTTCAATATATTCTCGTTGAACTTCAGAGTTATACAAATCTAAGTCAATGAGTAGATTGTAATTATGTGCTGCTAAATTTGAGTTAAAATTTAGTATGGAAGAAGACTATAGAGATATATGGAAATCCAATTTTATCACCGGTCTAAAGAGATGTTACATTACATCATCGGTAATGTACATTGATATTATTCTATTCTCGATTTACAATTGATGATATGTCGTAACATTGTGATACTTTTATTGAACTTATGTCGTTAAATGCTCTTAAATCTCTATGGTcgagtttttggttttggcaaaaaatctcttttttatcaaaaaaatctcTATGGTCGAGTTATTTGCCATGTTCCTCTAGAAATTGGTTGTTGAGATGATTCGGTGGGCTTTGTCGCTggatatttaaatttaacaatttcTCACTAACATATAGCTAAGAAATGGGCCTCAAACCTTCTCGATTGTGGGCCAAACGTTCAACAAAAGTAGTTTATTTCtattacaataaaatttagaaagcTAACAGAGCTTGATTAAAAAACGgtaaaaaatgtgtttttttagtcaaatccaaaacagaTTAGGCgcataataattgttttttttataacttttttctttctttccaacTCAAAttctagaaaaaaatatatctcatacactatatattaataaagaaacaCATTTAAAAGAATAGCATTTAACTATcgtgatatatataaaaaggataaataaTGTATCGCAACCAGAGCAATCCTCAACCATCTATCTAGTGaagttattatataaaaacatcaataaAAGTGATGAATTTTTGTCTAAAATACCATCTTTTCgaaaaatcttacaaaaacaaaaaaagtttacgaattttttcatttattaacattttaaaatgtacgtatttatgattttgttttgcaaaaatacgtattttatattaaattcaagtatgttttgcacaaaaaatatataattcctCTTCTTGGATTGATCGAATGAATTTCAAGTatgttttgcaaaaaaaaagaattatatacTATAAGTTTTCATTACTGTttacttttaatatatgttcatgaaaattattttaatagaagtatttttttctttggacaACATTTAAATGCTATGGTAGTATCAAATTTCATAGAAACACTATACTATATTAAACGATATATTGCACAACACAACTActattattcaaaatttcgCAGGCAATTTTTCAGAGAAAATATAGCGTATATTTTGTAGTTCTGTAACTTCTGTTCATAAAACATACATAGAGCTGTGTCACGAATATTACATCTCATCTATTggatcaaaatataatattaccCAAAATTAGTGGACCTATAGataagagacaaagaaaattCTTAACATGTAATATTCTGATTAGGTATTTTGTCTTCTATTTCCGGCAAGCGactaaaaaaagattttaaaaaatcctaCTATATAGTACTATATATAAGGATTGACTTAAACCAGACCAGAGCTCAAATAATTGGAActgtttaaaattaataatggaGCTAGTCTACGCTATAAGTCATTATTATTAAAGGATTAGTTGAAAACTTAGCTAACccaattaatattttctctgTTGCTTCATCCAAGACTCATCCCTCTCTTGATTCGATACGGCAAcactttatttataaatttttcataaaacatGATGGTAAATCATTTTCGGGATTCTACAGTTTATATTTATCGtgcaaataaattttatttataatttgtaacAATTTATTGCCTAATTGTATTAGATTGACAATACAAATGTAATAACGTGCTCAAAttctatttttgattaatgactaacattctcttctttttttaaggcTAACTTTCCTACACATATAAATTTAATGAATAGAGCTATgtgaaaaaatcatatataatctataaccagaaaaaagatttgtgaCAAAAATGGATGACATGTACTGTTGCTATACAAGTTGTAGGAAAACAAATTACACTatttaaaattgatttattGTGGAATATGGAAATCACTGAATTAAAAATAAGCAAAGGATATGTTTTGTCACTATTAAATAAAGGAGGTTGatggataaaataaaatacttaaAACAGAACAGTATTAGAACAGAAATATAGGCAAACAAGAAACAGGTTAAGGATTAAGACAGTACATAAATAAGGATAATTTTTGTAGAACCATCGAATAAGATGGTGTCCATTGATTAGGGTTGtcattatctttcttttcttattgttcATTCACATCCactaaattaaagaaaactaatgCATATAATAGTAACATAAATGGCATCATCGCATTACATAAACTTAATGCCAACTATACAAAATTAGTGACATTTATACACCTACATCaactttgattttatattcatatatcttttatatGGCTTTTTGTACATAGATATCCATTACTGAGGTGATTATTGTAGCCAGAATTTATTTGGAAAACTATGAGTATTGTTAATTATTGTTAAACACTTTAAGACCTGGATATAATCTGGTTCGGAATTGTTTTGTCCGGTTTAATATTGtgaaaagaatgtaaaatGAATATTAAGTTAGTCATAGATCGAATTCAGTACTTAGTATAAACCATCTATAATGAATAATCAGTAAATCATACATAATCGAAATCATAGTCTATAAAAATCAGACTTTATTTTTACTTAGTAGTTCAACCACCTATAATGGCTCATGGAACTTGATCCTGCGTTAATCAGTAAACTAATATTCTCGATGGTGTATACATGTAACATACATATTATGTTATTTGAGCTATTTTCCGATGAAAGGTAAAATTGTGGTgttttagagaaagagagggagagtGACTTAAACATCTACTTGGATCAAACAACTTTGACCATGACTTAGCCACTCGATCATCCCATCTAACGGTGGCTAAGCCTCCCACTAGACATTTAGATTTTTACGTACCAATATGGACTTCGATTCGACTTGGTCTGATAATCCTACGATCAATACGTGTTTGGAAGGGTAAAACCTGTCCCAATGTCCACTCATGGTTATATAAAAGGTTTGACCCAAAACTCAGCTATACATACCTCCTATACTATAGATCCTAAAAGGGAAAATTTTCAACCTTACATTAGAGAATATTCACTCAACAACACACCTTGGCTCAACCAAACTTAgatttaatatgatttttttctacttcttaATCATATGTATACATTATTCAGATCAAATTTCATCAAATGGTatggttttgttaaaaaaacaataatcaaaCGATCTTGTTAAAGATACATATCATTAACTCATAGCGGAAGAAAGGTTAGCACCTTTTTTTCCAACCCTCATATGCGTTGTATACTTGTATTATTAGTAAGTTGTCCCGTTATTAGATCAAAGAACATATCCGAGTATTTGTCTCCACAATTTAACAATGGTAAAATCACATTCGCGAAAGTAATTCAAGATATACTATGTAGTACGTACTCAACTCTTCAAAATTTAGTGGAATTTTAGCATTGTTTTTCAGAATCAACTACGgatttaccattttttttagaTGGCATTGGTGGATTTTGACTTTTATTAATAGTTTGtgaattttgtctttttttcaagctattaaaatatgatttaatatgtgttttatccattatatttgggtttagTCGGTTATGGTTGTTTTTAtggtttaatattttatataaaatacatatttttactaaaaaaaatcctaaatatatacatttttaagtattaaaaaatagtaatccgtaaaattatagtaaaaatgataatttaaaataattttttttcaaaaatgacaaaatcaacaataatcTCTTGTtctcatattttaaaataaactttgttttggatatgtaatgtaaaatatttttatggaactatcaattaatttataaacaaaatagaaaataccCAATTATTTTTGTGCGTATATTAACTTTAGAAGGAAAACGTgtgaaaatgatatttattattaaaccAAAGGACttgaaaaatataacaaattaacagAGTGTAAAGTAGTATTATACGtgtaaaatcattaatcaAATGAACAATAATTACGTTACTCTGTTCATTAATGACGATCCAAAACAGTTCTTCACTTGATTAGATTGGGTGAATTTCTTTTCTGTCTTGAATTGAATCAGATATTTTTGATGTATTTCCCATTAtgtgtattttaaaaagtaatgaagaataaagaaaattaaagttttggaGATTAAACATTactataaacaaataataaatgtgaaaaggagaagaagaaagatggaaaGTGGGAAGGATGGGTTCGGTTCATTGAACCCTCCTTACCAAAAGCAAGGTCTCTCTCAGCTTCGGAGTCTAGGTTCGGTTTTAGGTTCGGTATAGTCGACTTTTGTGCGGATAAGAACGACTCTTCGCTCTTCTTTTTACACGaacacttctctctctctctcctcactctctttcctctttctctcactaaagaaaaaactagCGATCGAAgagaatcatcatcaagaagctACTATCAGAGAAATCAAAGCCCTACAACACAAGAATCAACATGGTAATCACAATagaagaaagatttgaaatttgttaaagtctctgttttttctttcttcttcaaatgctctgtttttacttCAAAGATCGATTCAAATTCCGTCAAGAACTCTTTTTTTCACAGCTCTGATCAATCTTTATTCGTTTTTACCCAAATTGGGTTCTCTCAAAACTCGAATCTTTTTTCTCCCAAattgattctttttaaaattcgACTCTGTTTTTCAATagactctgttttgtttctatggTTCGTTTGATGCTCATTCGTTTTTGTTACAgggagctgaagaagaaaccaataaGACATATCCTCATTGGCTAAAACCTCTGCTACGAGAAAAGTTCTTTGTACAATGCAAATTACACGCAGATTCACATAAGAGTGAATGTAACATGTACTGTTTAGACTGTACCAATGGTCCTCTCTGTTCTCTCTGCTTATCTTTCCACAAAGACCATCACGCCATTCAGGTTCGTTTTTCCTTTCTTAAATTCTTTACCTTTTTAccgtgagagagagagagagagaaagaacatgTGGTTAAATCCAGATTTTGTTAGTTTGGTTGGTGAtctaactttattttttcc
This sequence is a window from Arabidopsis thaliana chromosome 1 sequence. Protein-coding genes within it:
- a CDS encoding DUF740 family protein (unknown protein; FUNCTIONS IN: molecular_function unknown; INVOLVED IN: biological_process unknown; LOCATED IN: plasma membrane; EXPRESSED IN: 21 plant structures; EXPRESSED DURING: 11 growth stages; BEST Arabidopsis thaliana protein match is: unknown protein (TAIR:AT2G35200.1); Has 45 Blast hits to 45 proteins in 8 species: Archae - 0; Bacteria - 0; Metazoa - 0; Fungi - 0; Plants - 45; Viruses - 0; Other Eukaryotes - 0 (source: NCBI BLink).), with the protein product MDEDGFSQCSKHFSKRGYFSGGGVCPFCLHERLSSLCPDCAHDLPCSCSSRAAVSFSPSSSSSSSSFSIFAGDISFNISGVGSVGRVASLIECEPAFRRSKSMAIPIKPDSVIDSGLDHGRSKKTSSFWRIFMGNRGDTKPAIMKKSRSVAVAGEFGFSPVPVPATGKGKGWNFPSPIKVFRQSRVSKMIFQQRSPLYRG